From the Esox lucius isolate fEsoLuc1 chromosome 21, fEsoLuc1.pri, whole genome shotgun sequence genome, one window contains:
- the gdap1 gene encoding ganglioside-induced differentiation-associated protein 1 isoform X1, protein MATENSSESQDEKEILINKGAVQETPQQESTSVAEITNPKPSKLMLYHWTQSFSSQKVRLAIAEKGLRCEEYDVSLPLSEHNEPWFMRLNPAGEVPVLVHDDTVITDHVQILDYLEQNFRHEGSINLIPEEGSMYYLRVHHYRELLDSLQMDAYTHGCILHPEITVDSHIPAYATARIRAQIGNTESELKKLAEENPELKDAYMAKTRRLKHKLLDHDNMKYLKKMLDELEKVLDQVETELQRRAEETPEESSSESWLCGEFFSMADVSLAVTLHRLTFLGLSRRYWGNGKRVHLEAYYERVLGRPSFRRVLGHVNNILISAVLPAAFRVAKQHVPAFIGTALLVGVLGGATYLAFLYLRNRLSLAR, encoded by the exons ATGGCGACGGAAAACAGCTCCGAGTCTCAGGATGAGAAAGAAATCCTCATCAACAAGGGAGCTGTTCAGGAGACGCCACAGCAAGAGAGCACATCTGTCGCAGAAATAACAAACCCGAAACCGTCCAAACTGATGTTGTATCATTGGACGCAGTCATTCAGTTCTCAGAAG GTGCGTCTGGCCATAGCAGAGAAAGGCCTGCGGTGTGAAGAGTATGATGTAAGCCTCCCCCTCAGTGAGCACAACGAACCCTGGTTCATGAGGCTGAACCCAGCAGGAGAGGTGCCCGTGCTTGTCCATGACGACACCGTCATCACAGACCATGTACAGATCCTGGACTATCTGGAGCAGAACTTCAGGCATG aaggcAGTATTAACCTCATCCCTGAGGAGGGAAGCATGTATTACCTCAGGGTTCATCACTACAGGGAGCTTCTGGACTCCCTCCAGATGGACGCCTACACCCATGGCTGCATCCTGCACCCTGAAATCACTGTGGACTCACACATCCCTGCCTACGCCACAGCACGTATACGAG CCCAGATTGGAAATACAGAATCAGAGCTGAAGAAACTAGCTGAGGAGAACCCAGAGCTAAAAGATGCCTACATGGCTAAAACAAGGCGTTTAAAA CACAAGCTTTTGGACCATGACAACATGAAGTACCTGAAGAAGATGTTAGATGAGCTGGAGAAGGTCTTGGACCAGGTGGAGACAGAGCTACAGAGGAGGGCGGAGGAAACACCAG AGGAGTCCAGTAGTGAGTCGTGGCTGTGTGGGGAGTTCTTCAGCATGGCCGACGTCTCCCTGGCCGTCACCCTGCACCGCCTCACGTTCCTGGGCCTGTCCCGCCGTTACTGGGGCAACGGCAAGAGAGTTCACCTGGAGGCCTACTACGAGCGAGTCCTGGGGCGCCCGTCCTTCCGGAGGGTTCTGGGTCATGTCAACAACATTCTGATCTCGGCCGTGCTGCCTGCCGCATTCCGGGTTGCCAAGCAACACGTGCCCGCTTTCATCGGAACCGCCCTACTCGTCGGTGTCTTGGGCGGAGCCACATACCTGGCCTTCCTCTACCTGAGGAACAGGCTGTCACTGGCCAGGTGA
- the gdap1 gene encoding ganglioside-induced differentiation-associated protein 1 isoform X2, producing MPSALKVRLAIAEKGLRCEEYDVSLPLSEHNEPWFMRLNPAGEVPVLVHDDTVITDHVQILDYLEQNFRHEGSINLIPEEGSMYYLRVHHYRELLDSLQMDAYTHGCILHPEITVDSHIPAYATARIRAQIGNTESELKKLAEENPELKDAYMAKTRRLKHKLLDHDNMKYLKKMLDELEKVLDQVETELQRRAEETPEESSSESWLCGEFFSMADVSLAVTLHRLTFLGLSRRYWGNGKRVHLEAYYERVLGRPSFRRVLGHVNNILISAVLPAAFRVAKQHVPAFIGTALLVGVLGGATYLAFLYLRNRLSLAR from the exons ATGCCTTCTGCACTTAAG GTGCGTCTGGCCATAGCAGAGAAAGGCCTGCGGTGTGAAGAGTATGATGTAAGCCTCCCCCTCAGTGAGCACAACGAACCCTGGTTCATGAGGCTGAACCCAGCAGGAGAGGTGCCCGTGCTTGTCCATGACGACACCGTCATCACAGACCATGTACAGATCCTGGACTATCTGGAGCAGAACTTCAGGCATG aaggcAGTATTAACCTCATCCCTGAGGAGGGAAGCATGTATTACCTCAGGGTTCATCACTACAGGGAGCTTCTGGACTCCCTCCAGATGGACGCCTACACCCATGGCTGCATCCTGCACCCTGAAATCACTGTGGACTCACACATCCCTGCCTACGCCACAGCACGTATACGAG CCCAGATTGGAAATACAGAATCAGAGCTGAAGAAACTAGCTGAGGAGAACCCAGAGCTAAAAGATGCCTACATGGCTAAAACAAGGCGTTTAAAA CACAAGCTTTTGGACCATGACAACATGAAGTACCTGAAGAAGATGTTAGATGAGCTGGAGAAGGTCTTGGACCAGGTGGAGACAGAGCTACAGAGGAGGGCGGAGGAAACACCAG AGGAGTCCAGTAGTGAGTCGTGGCTGTGTGGGGAGTTCTTCAGCATGGCCGACGTCTCCCTGGCCGTCACCCTGCACCGCCTCACGTTCCTGGGCCTGTCCCGCCGTTACTGGGGCAACGGCAAGAGAGTTCACCTGGAGGCCTACTACGAGCGAGTCCTGGGGCGCCCGTCCTTCCGGAGGGTTCTGGGTCATGTCAACAACATTCTGATCTCGGCCGTGCTGCCTGCCGCATTCCGGGTTGCCAAGCAACACGTGCCCGCTTTCATCGGAACCGCCCTACTCGTCGGTGTCTTGGGCGGAGCCACATACCTGGCCTTCCTCTACCTGAGGAACAGGCTGTCACTGGCCAGGTGA
- the gdap1 gene encoding ganglioside-induced differentiation-associated protein 1 isoform X3 — protein sequence MLFSLPLRRRKEMWSEGSINLIPEEGSMYYLRVHHYRELLDSLQMDAYTHGCILHPEITVDSHIPAYATARIRAQIGNTESELKKLAEENPELKDAYMAKTRRLKHKLLDHDNMKYLKKMLDELEKVLDQVETELQRRAEETPEESSSESWLCGEFFSMADVSLAVTLHRLTFLGLSRRYWGNGKRVHLEAYYERVLGRPSFRRVLGHVNNILISAVLPAAFRVAKQHVPAFIGTALLVGVLGGATYLAFLYLRNRLSLAR from the exons ATGTTGTTCAGCTTGCCTctgaggaggagaaaggagatgTGGTCTG aaggcAGTATTAACCTCATCCCTGAGGAGGGAAGCATGTATTACCTCAGGGTTCATCACTACAGGGAGCTTCTGGACTCCCTCCAGATGGACGCCTACACCCATGGCTGCATCCTGCACCCTGAAATCACTGTGGACTCACACATCCCTGCCTACGCCACAGCACGTATACGAG CCCAGATTGGAAATACAGAATCAGAGCTGAAGAAACTAGCTGAGGAGAACCCAGAGCTAAAAGATGCCTACATGGCTAAAACAAGGCGTTTAAAA CACAAGCTTTTGGACCATGACAACATGAAGTACCTGAAGAAGATGTTAGATGAGCTGGAGAAGGTCTTGGACCAGGTGGAGACAGAGCTACAGAGGAGGGCGGAGGAAACACCAG AGGAGTCCAGTAGTGAGTCGTGGCTGTGTGGGGAGTTCTTCAGCATGGCCGACGTCTCCCTGGCCGTCACCCTGCACCGCCTCACGTTCCTGGGCCTGTCCCGCCGTTACTGGGGCAACGGCAAGAGAGTTCACCTGGAGGCCTACTACGAGCGAGTCCTGGGGCGCCCGTCCTTCCGGAGGGTTCTGGGTCATGTCAACAACATTCTGATCTCGGCCGTGCTGCCTGCCGCATTCCGGGTTGCCAAGCAACACGTGCCCGCTTTCATCGGAACCGCCCTACTCGTCGGTGTCTTGGGCGGAGCCACATACCTGGCCTTCCTCTACCTGAGGAACAGGCTGTCACTGGCCAGGTGA